A DNA window from Primulina tabacum isolate GXHZ01 chromosome 12, ASM2559414v2, whole genome shotgun sequence contains the following coding sequences:
- the LOC142520263 gene encoding uncharacterized protein LOC142520263, giving the protein MDEFDAILGMDWLAKNHALVDCQKKNIKLLTPNQEEIIYHGKSREQKSLLSASQTWNAMKGGEEIYLAMISEVKNEVTLNIEDIPVIQEFLDVFPEKLPITIPDHEVEFEINLIPGAAPISKAPYRMASAELKELKDQLQELLDKKQI; this is encoded by the coding sequence ATGGACGAGTTCGATGCAATtctaggaatggattggttggCTAAGAATCATGCCTTAGTGGATTGCCAAAAGAAGAACATCAAACTGTTGACTCCAAACCAGGAAGAGATCATATATCATGGCAAATCTAGAGAGCAAAAATCTCTTCTATCTGCATCACAAACTTGGAATGCCATGAAAGGCGGTGAAGAAATTTACCTAGCAATGATCAGCGAGGTGAAAAACGAAGTTACTCTAAATATAGAGGATATTCCCGTTATTCAAGAGTTTTTGGACGTCTTCCCTGAAAAATTGCCTATCACGATTCCTGACCATGAAGTGGAGTTTGAGATCAACTTGATCCCTGGTGCtgcaccgatctcaaaagcaccataccgaatggcctCAGCAGAGTTAAAGGAACTAAAGGATCAATTACAAGAGTTGTTGGATAAAAAACAGATTTGA